A portion of the Acidisarcina polymorpha genome contains these proteins:
- a CDS encoding TetR/AcrR family transcriptional regulator, with protein sequence MKATLDLLAEKGLRNLTIEGISERAGVGKATIYKWWPSKAFVALDAFLDRMQDSIPTDDTGSAQQDFLHQLRGAIAFYETSLGRIFRHFIAECQDDEAFLKTYQERFLEPRRAAVRLIWSRGVGRGEIDPRFDCELVIDMIYAPLVYRLLAGHLPFTSENASQVTEAIFGGIRPSVGVADGIH encoded by the coding sequence ATGAAGGCTACCCTCGATTTACTCGCTGAAAAAGGTTTGCGGAATTTGACGATCGAAGGAATTTCCGAACGAGCGGGGGTAGGGAAGGCCACTATTTACAAATGGTGGCCAAGCAAAGCCTTTGTCGCACTGGACGCATTCCTCGACCGGATGCAGGATAGTATCCCGACCGATGACACGGGATCGGCGCAACAGGATTTTCTGCATCAGCTGCGGGGGGCGATTGCCTTTTATGAAACGTCCCTGGGGCGCATCTTCCGTCATTTCATTGCTGAATGCCAGGACGACGAGGCATTCCTGAAGACCTATCAGGAGCGATTCCTTGAACCGCGCCGCGCTGCCGTGCGCCTCATATGGAGTCGTGGAGTTGGCCGCGGTGAGATCGACCCTCGGTTCGATTGCGAGTTGGTGATTGACATGATTTACGCGCCTCTGGTGTATCGATTGTTGGCTGGCCATCTCCCATTTACCAGTGAGAATGCAAGTCAAGTGACAGAAGCTATCTTCGGAGGCATTCGCCCCAGCGTAGGCGTAGCAGACGGCATCCACTAA
- a CDS encoding DUF763 domain-containing protein, whose amino-acid sequence MKRSGIADLPLHGGRVPSWPANRMTELGTAIAEQVILNYGHSEFLTRLSDPFWFQAYGAVMGMDWHSSGITTSVLGALKRGLNPRFSDLGLMFCGGRGRHSVRTPDELRAFSLRNGLDGDALARTSRLTARVDNNAVADGFQLYLHSFAITKSGEWAVVQQGMNPENHLARRYHWHSATVRDFVSEPHTAIVGELKGEILNLVDARAGKAQDALLTIARGPITTAINDARKLVMPAHHDVRTEDLDLKRLGAVLAVAHEQELRDFASVLLVEGLGPRTLQSLALIAEVVHGAPSRFSDPARFSFAHGGKDGHPFPVPLKTYDESLTVLRRSLDAARLGHTEKLGGFRRLDRLTRHVEAEREPIADCGAAIAHERAISASIGGRTVFDDKVLLKRSAQTPQLNLF is encoded by the coding sequence ATGAAACGCTCCGGCATAGCCGATCTCCCACTCCACGGCGGGCGGGTCCCTTCATGGCCGGCCAATCGGATGACAGAACTGGGTACTGCCATTGCCGAGCAGGTGATCCTGAACTACGGACACTCTGAGTTCCTCACGCGATTGAGTGATCCCTTCTGGTTTCAGGCATATGGGGCCGTAATGGGGATGGACTGGCACTCCTCCGGCATCACGACGTCGGTTCTGGGAGCCTTGAAGCGTGGGTTGAACCCGCGTTTCTCGGATCTTGGCTTGATGTTCTGCGGTGGCCGCGGACGGCATTCGGTTCGTACACCGGACGAGCTGCGTGCGTTCTCGCTGAGGAATGGGCTGGACGGAGATGCGCTGGCCCGAACCAGCCGGCTCACCGCGCGCGTAGACAACAACGCCGTAGCCGACGGCTTTCAGCTCTACCTCCACTCCTTCGCGATTACAAAATCGGGCGAATGGGCGGTCGTACAGCAAGGAATGAATCCCGAGAACCATCTGGCGCGGCGCTATCATTGGCACTCGGCCACGGTGCGCGACTTTGTCTCTGAGCCCCATACAGCCATCGTGGGCGAGCTTAAGGGTGAGATTCTTAATTTAGTCGATGCCCGCGCGGGCAAAGCACAAGATGCGTTGCTCACCATTGCAAGAGGTCCCATCACGACCGCAATAAACGATGCTCGCAAGCTGGTCATGCCCGCGCATCATGACGTTAGAACGGAAGACCTCGATTTGAAACGCCTGGGAGCAGTTCTGGCCGTTGCACATGAACAGGAACTACGCGACTTCGCCTCTGTACTCTTAGTGGAAGGACTCGGACCACGAACGCTCCAATCTCTAGCTCTGATCGCAGAAGTCGTTCACGGAGCGCCTAGTCGTTTCTCCGATCCTGCGCGCTTCTCCTTCGCTCACGGCGGCAAAGACGGGCACCCCTTTCCGGTGCCACTCAAGACTTACGACGAGTCGCTTACCGTGCTGCGGCGCTCACTCGATGCAGCTCGTCTCGGGCATACCGAAAAGCTGGGAGGCTTTCGGCGTTTGGATCGATTGACTCGTCATGTAGAAGCAGAGCGGGAACCGATTGCCGATTGCGGTGCGGCGATTGCGCACGAGCGCGCAATTTCGGCATCGATTGGAGGCAGAACGGTCTTCGATGACAAAGTACTGCTTAAGAGATCGGCGCAAACGCCGCAACTGAATCTCTTTTGA
- the dinB gene encoding DNA polymerase IV, with product MAAEEISAERHQSNQPTVRKIIHVDMDAFYASVEQRDNPDLRGKPVVVAWTGKRSVVCAASYEARKFGLRSAMPAVTAERMCPHAIFVLPDFTRYKAASQGAREIFHRHTDLIEPLSLDEAYLDVTESKLGLPTATRVAKMIREQIREELNLTASAGVAPNKFLAKIASDWKKPNGLFVIQPHEAQGFLLSLPVGRIPGVGQVTETRMKTIGIATVGDIGAMDISTLEHHFGRYGRRLHELSCGIDHNPVVSNRASKSISAEDTFEIDIPLAETEPLVRKLAEKVWAASRQDARMARTVVLKLKTKEFNTLTRSLTPLVMPTSLAEFTEVALSLRERVELGSGQLFRLVGVGLSNFQEDPDPTWLLFESNASAEVEAVLASND from the coding sequence ATGGCAGCGGAAGAGATCTCAGCCGAACGACATCAATCGAATCAGCCCACGGTCCGCAAAATCATTCATGTTGACATGGACGCCTTTTACGCCTCCGTGGAACAGCGGGATAATCCAGACCTTCGTGGGAAGCCCGTCGTGGTTGCATGGACGGGCAAGCGATCCGTCGTTTGCGCAGCGTCCTATGAAGCCAGGAAATTCGGGTTACGTTCTGCGATGCCGGCAGTGACTGCGGAGCGGATGTGTCCACACGCCATCTTCGTACTGCCAGACTTCACCCGATATAAAGCCGCTTCACAGGGCGCTCGCGAAATCTTTCATCGGCACACTGACCTGATCGAACCGTTATCGCTCGACGAAGCCTATCTCGACGTCACGGAGAGCAAACTGGGGTTGCCAACCGCGACGCGTGTCGCGAAGATGATTCGGGAACAGATCCGTGAGGAACTGAATCTCACGGCGTCCGCGGGGGTGGCGCCAAACAAGTTTCTGGCGAAGATCGCATCGGATTGGAAAAAGCCGAATGGGCTCTTCGTCATTCAACCTCACGAGGCACAAGGCTTCTTGCTGTCGCTACCAGTAGGTCGCATCCCCGGCGTTGGACAGGTGACCGAAACACGCATGAAAACAATCGGGATTGCGACGGTTGGTGACATCGGCGCGATGGATATCTCCACACTGGAGCATCACTTCGGCCGGTACGGCCGTCGCCTACACGAACTCTCGTGCGGCATCGACCACAATCCTGTTGTTTCCAATCGGGCGAGCAAATCCATTTCGGCCGAGGACACGTTCGAGATCGATATCCCGCTGGCGGAGACTGAACCGCTAGTACGCAAACTTGCAGAAAAGGTCTGGGCCGCTTCACGCCAAGATGCTCGGATGGCGCGCACCGTAGTCCTCAAGCTGAAGACGAAGGAGTTCAACACGCTGACCCGAAGTCTCACCCCGCTCGTCATGCCGACTTCGCTTGCGGAGTTCACGGAGGTCGCCCTCTCCTTACGAGAACGAGTAGAACTCGGGTCAGGACAGCTTTTCCGTCTGGTTGGCGTCGGCTTGAGCAATTTTCAAGAGGACCCAGATCCGACTTGGCTGCTCTTTGAAAGCAATGCGAGCGCCGAGGTTGAAGCCGTTTTGGCATCCAACGACTAG
- the xth gene encoding exodeoxyribonuclease III — MASWNVNSIRARAEHVKTWLEAKKPDVLLLQELKGTEFPSAWFKEQGYDSVSVTQKSYNGVAILSRSPIEVVSTTLLGDEADSHARFLEVVIANIRVVNIYLPNGNPVGTAKFDYKLSWMDRLRQQMKLWLKSDVPTVIGGDFNVIPEDIDCHKPASWIHDALFQPEPRARYREMLELGYVDGFRSLHPGMGGQFTFWDYFRQAFEQNRGIRIDHFLLTPSLVKRLECCEIDKGPRALEKPSDHTPIVLRLK; from the coding sequence ATAGCAAGCTGGAATGTCAACTCGATTCGCGCGCGTGCGGAACATGTCAAAACGTGGTTGGAAGCAAAGAAGCCGGACGTTCTTCTTCTTCAGGAGCTGAAAGGAACCGAGTTTCCTTCCGCCTGGTTCAAAGAGCAGGGATACGACTCGGTCTCCGTGACACAGAAGAGCTACAATGGCGTCGCGATCCTGTCTCGCAGCCCGATCGAGGTCGTCAGCACAACGCTGCTCGGTGACGAAGCAGACAGTCACGCCCGCTTTCTCGAAGTAGTGATTGCGAACATTCGCGTCGTCAACATCTACCTGCCGAACGGAAATCCAGTGGGTACGGCAAAGTTCGATTACAAGCTGTCCTGGATGGATCGTCTTAGGCAACAGATGAAACTTTGGTTGAAGAGCGATGTGCCGACCGTGATTGGTGGCGACTTCAATGTCATTCCGGAGGACATCGACTGCCACAAACCCGCATCGTGGATTCACGATGCACTCTTTCAACCGGAACCGCGTGCCCGCTATCGAGAGATGCTCGAACTTGGCTATGTTGATGGGTTCCGGTCATTGCATCCGGGAATGGGCGGCCAGTTCACGTTCTGGGATTACTTCCGACAAGCCTTCGAACAAAACCGCGGCATCCGTATCGATCACTTCCTGCTCACTCCAAGTCTGGTTAAGAGGCTTGAATGCTGTGAGATCGATAAGGGACCTCGGGCGCTCGAGAAACCGTCAGACCATACTCCGATCGTCTTGCGCCTGAAGTAG
- a CDS encoding class I SAM-dependent methyltransferase, whose translation MKIGEASALIRTPLIEWDRRQSWCDLGSGNGTFTRALARLLAPGSTIYAVDFDGSILEEIPERHNGVEIRKIVGDLESHTLRLPIVEGVLMANTLHFIREQQSLLRRLLTVTDRFLVVEYERSKSSRWGPYPVRFEKLTQLFSEVGMDRVEKLATRPSLFGGTMYSALAQRSRTSS comes from the coding sequence ATGAAGATCGGCGAGGCTTCGGCCCTCATTCGAACACCCCTCATTGAGTGGGACCGTCGTCAATCCTGGTGCGATCTTGGCTCGGGAAACGGGACCTTCACGCGAGCTTTGGCTCGGTTGCTTGCACCCGGTAGCACGATCTACGCGGTCGATTTCGACGGAAGCATCCTCGAGGAGATCCCCGAACGGCACAACGGAGTGGAGATTCGCAAGATCGTTGGAGATCTCGAGAGCCACACCCTTCGGTTACCTATCGTGGAAGGAGTGCTCATGGCCAACACGCTGCACTTCATCCGCGAGCAGCAGTCGCTGCTGCGAAGACTTCTGACTGTGACTGATCGTTTCTTGGTTGTCGAGTATGAGCGGTCCAAGTCGAGCCGATGGGGTCCGTATCCAGTTCGTTTCGAGAAGCTAACTCAACTCTTCAGTGAGGTCGGAATGGACCGCGTCGAAAAGCTGGCGACTCGGCCTTCCTTGTTCGGCGGCACGATGTACTCAGCTTTGGCACAGCGCTCCAGGACATCCTCTTGA
- a CDS encoding nitroreductase family protein, producing the protein MSEFSEVLYARTATEHYDPTVSISDLEIRELVQAATEAPSAFNVQPWRFLAVTDQALREQLKEATVVPNQKRVVEAPLSLFVLGDLDGHKNLQAILNEAVEANSLRREIADAWLGMANNMYATDPTLAKEEAIRSCSLAAMVLMLAAADRGYVSCPIGFNAAQAKKILSISDRFVPVMWLTVGRPAPGNTPRRPRLPVEKILAFNSAREF; encoded by the coding sequence ATGAGTGAGTTCAGCGAAGTTCTTTACGCCCGCACTGCCACAGAGCATTACGATCCCACAGTTTCCATTTCAGATCTGGAAATTCGCGAGCTTGTTCAGGCAGCAACCGAGGCTCCATCGGCATTCAACGTACAGCCCTGGCGCTTTCTCGCGGTGACAGATCAGGCATTGCGTGAACAACTCAAGGAAGCGACGGTCGTTCCCAACCAGAAGAGAGTGGTGGAAGCTCCCTTGAGTCTTTTTGTGCTCGGTGATTTGGACGGGCACAAGAACCTTCAGGCGATCCTTAATGAGGCGGTGGAGGCAAACTCTTTGCGACGCGAAATCGCTGACGCCTGGCTCGGCATGGCGAACAACATGTACGCCACAGATCCGACGCTTGCCAAGGAGGAGGCTATTCGCTCCTGCTCATTGGCGGCGATGGTGCTGATGCTGGCAGCGGCGGATCGAGGATATGTAAGCTGCCCCATTGGTTTCAATGCTGCACAAGCAAAAAAGATTCTGTCTATAAGTGATCGCTTTGTGCCGGTGATGTGGCTCACAGTAGGCCGGCCCGCTCCGGGAAATACGCCGCGACGGCCGAGGCTACCGGTGGAGAAGATTCTCGCATTCAACAGCGCCAGGGAGTTTTGA
- a CDS encoding helix-turn-helix transcriptional regulator, with amino-acid sequence MLYNRIAVLRSERSLSRQALAQAVSVNTQTIGFLERGDYTPSLELAFKISRFFKLPVEAIFSPDPFRPLSEQVYMLEKREA; translated from the coding sequence ATGCTCTATAACCGCATAGCCGTGCTTCGTTCTGAACGTTCGCTGAGCCGACAGGCGCTGGCGCAGGCAGTGAGCGTCAATACGCAGACGATCGGATTCTTAGAGAGAGGCGACTACACGCCGTCTTTGGAGTTGGCCTTCAAGATTAGTCGGTTCTTTAAACTCCCGGTGGAGGCGATTTTCTCGCCGGATCCATTTCGGCCGCTGAGCGAACAGGTGTACATGCTGGAGAAAAGGGAGGCGTAG
- a CDS encoding amidohydrolase family protein: protein MKRLLLTLAFWACVSLAQEPSSPVTLIQHVTVINVVTGEEAKEQTVKLQGGRILSVAPTEPADGASPGAVDGHGGFLIPGLWDMHVHVHGTGELPLYIANGVTGVRMMAGERDTAALRVELSERKPSPFIYLASAIVDGSSPMWPGSIVVKKPADARRTVDEIKAGGADFIKVYDGVPRDAYFALADEAKLQHMDFEGHVPEAVTAQEASAAGQRSMEHLTGIALACSSKQEILNAAIEHARFFLDRLRVEAEGYRSFDQAKCQALFAEFRQNDTWQVPTLTVNRMWRRLDDSKMTSDPRLVYVGRKSRSRWNDRTQPQIRRWNNADYQMARGIFGVDERIVGGMYRAGVPLLAGTDAMNPYCLPGFSLHDELALMVDSGLSPLAALQTATINPARFLHRTSEVGSVEAGKSADLVLLRADPLADIHNTIQIEAVWLHGQYFDHAAILGLLEAVKLEAKH, encoded by the coding sequence GTGAAGCGACTACTGCTGACGCTGGCTTTCTGGGCTTGTGTAAGCCTTGCTCAGGAACCTTCCTCGCCGGTGACCTTGATTCAACACGTCACCGTCATCAACGTAGTGACGGGCGAAGAGGCCAAGGAGCAGACAGTCAAGCTTCAAGGAGGCCGGATTCTCTCTGTCGCGCCGACAGAACCTGCAGATGGTGCATCTCCGGGTGCTGTCGATGGTCACGGAGGCTTTCTCATTCCTGGCTTATGGGACATGCATGTCCACGTCCATGGAACGGGCGAGTTGCCCCTGTACATTGCGAATGGCGTAACGGGAGTTCGCATGATGGCCGGGGAGCGGGACACGGCAGCTCTACGAGTTGAGCTCTCCGAAAGGAAACCCTCGCCCTTTATTTATTTGGCAAGCGCAATCGTCGACGGCAGTTCGCCAATGTGGCCCGGCTCGATCGTCGTCAAGAAGCCTGCGGATGCGCGCCGCACAGTCGATGAGATCAAAGCTGGCGGGGCTGATTTCATCAAGGTATATGACGGAGTTCCACGCGACGCTTACTTCGCTTTGGCGGATGAGGCGAAGCTGCAGCACATGGACTTTGAAGGCCATGTCCCGGAGGCGGTCACGGCCCAGGAGGCCTCGGCTGCCGGTCAGCGTTCGATGGAACACCTCACGGGAATTGCGCTGGCGTGTTCGAGCAAACAGGAGATTTTGAACGCCGCCATCGAACATGCACGATTCTTTCTCGATCGGCTCAGGGTGGAGGCTGAGGGCTACCGCAGCTTCGACCAGGCAAAGTGTCAGGCTCTTTTTGCCGAGTTTCGTCAGAACGATACCTGGCAGGTGCCGACGTTGACAGTGAATCGCATGTGGCGCAGGCTGGACGATTCCAAGATGACCTCAGATCCCCGATTGGTTTACGTTGGTCGTAAGTCAAGAAGCAGGTGGAATGATAGAACTCAGCCGCAGATCAGACGCTGGAACAACGCGGACTACCAAATGGCGCGGGGAATCTTTGGGGTGGATGAGAGGATTGTGGGCGGCATGTACAGGGCTGGCGTACCGCTCTTGGCTGGGACGGATGCAATGAACCCCTATTGCTTACCGGGTTTCAGCCTTCATGACGAGCTAGCGCTCATGGTCGATTCAGGCCTCTCGCCGCTCGCCGCCCTGCAAACCGCAACGATCAATCCCGCTCGATTTCTGCATCGGACATCTGAGGTGGGAAGCGTCGAAGCGGGCAAAAGCGCCGATCTGGTCCTGCTCCGTGCCGATCCGCTTGCCGACATTCACAACACGATTCAGATTGAGGCCGTGTGGCTGCATGGCCAATACTTCGATCATGCTGCGATCTTAGGTCTCTTGGAAGCCGTAAAATTGGAGGCGAAACATTGA
- a CDS encoding carboxypeptidase-like regulatory domain-containing protein, with protein MSTPTHISGRLVDQAGAPLKTSKVELRSYLSGTQQTPVKIVTTDTDGEFDLGKLGPGKYRLLPSSTRALEQPQHFSCPKEERKLAVDSEPTLPIFLYQVVRFADWNSSAPGGRMIDLYCSARATPPESDAFERRVPTIGSGTIILDIAPSSCARTDHVSCRYHPFPNITAAANHYIGERSE; from the coding sequence GTGAGCACGCCGACGCACATCTCTGGCCGTTTGGTCGATCAGGCTGGAGCGCCCCTGAAGACTTCAAAAGTCGAGCTTCGGAGCTATCTTTCGGGAACGCAGCAAACGCCAGTCAAGATCGTCACCACAGACACCGATGGTGAATTCGATCTGGGAAAACTTGGCCCTGGCAAATATCGCCTGCTCCCTTCTTCTACAAGGGCGCTTGAACAGCCCCAGCACTTCAGCTGTCCGAAAGAAGAGCGCAAGCTCGCAGTAGACTCAGAGCCAACCCTACCGATCTTCCTCTATCAGGTTGTCCGATTCGCTGATTGGAATTCGTCGGCGCCAGGAGGGCGGATGATCGATCTCTACTGCAGCGCGAGGGCTACTCCGCCGGAAAGCGACGCCTTCGAGCGCCGCGTTCCCACCATTGGCAGCGGCACAATTATCCTAGACATTGCGCCATCTTCTTGTGCTCGTACCGATCATGTTTCCTGCCGTTACCATCCATTCCCAAACATTACTGCAGCAGCGAATCACTATATTGGCGAAAGAAGCGAATGA
- a CDS encoding serine hydrolase, with translation MRFLPSDIYKDTYSPLQDSHPKANVDVPLHELLELSVGRSDNTATDTLLRLMGGTVPVQNYLDTLGLQGIQIRDTERSLHDDERRQYRNFEEPAAL, from the coding sequence GTGCGCTTCCTTCCCTCGGATATCTACAAAGACACGTACAGTCCGCTTCAGGATTCGCACCCGAAAGCGAACGTTGACGTTCCTCTTCATGAGTTGCTCGAACTGTCTGTCGGTCGATCCGACAATACAGCGACGGACACTCTGCTCCGGCTTATGGGTGGAACAGTGCCGGTCCAAAATTATCTCGACACACTCGGATTGCAAGGCATTCAGATACGGGATACGGAACGTAGTCTCCATGACGACGAGCGACGTCAATACCGCAATTTCGAGGAGCCTGCAGCTTTGTGA
- a CDS encoding DUF1801 domain-containing protein, whose protein sequence is MEAEALTKLMQKVTGNEPAMWGPAMWGPSIIGFDSYHYNYESGREGDMLIVGFSPRKAANVLYGMIGFDGAEPLLAKLGRHTTGKGCLYIKKLADVDIRVLETLAEKADETTTAQYPKRA, encoded by the coding sequence ATAGAGGCTGAGGCTCTGACCAAGCTGATGCAGAAGGTCACCGGCAACGAACCCGCGATGTGGGGTCCCGCCATGTGGGGTCCCTCGATCATCGGATTCGACAGCTACCACTATAACTACGAGAGCGGACGTGAAGGCGATATGCTCATAGTCGGCTTTTCGCCACGTAAGGCCGCAAATGTTTTGTACGGCATGATCGGCTTTGATGGTGCTGAGCCGTTACTCGCTAAACTCGGCAGACACACTACCGGCAAGGGATGCCTTTACATCAAGAAGCTCGCGGATGTAGACATTAGGGTGCTTGAGACACTCGCCGAAAAGGCCGATGAAACCACTACGGCGCAATACCCAAAACGAGCATAG
- a CDS encoding YybH family protein has protein sequence MSTRILIAAVLCLMPAYAAAQTGPGPRGDVLAIHHLIEQYTKAVDTVDLNLLSEIWSHSPEVSFIYPLGEEHGFDAIEQHVFQNVMGGMFSKRDLQTRGMTIYVNGDTGWSEFHWTFYATMREGGSAVTTHGVETQAYRRESGTWRLVHVHHSEDRQPTP, from the coding sequence ATGAGCACCCGCATCCTAATAGCCGCTGTGCTCTGCCTCATGCCGGCGTACGCCGCCGCCCAGACCGGCCCCGGCCCCCGGGGTGACGTTCTGGCAATCCACCACCTCATCGAGCAGTACACTAAGGCCGTGGACACCGTTGATCTGAACTTGCTCTCGGAAATCTGGTCTCACTCGCCCGAGGTCTCGTTCATCTATCCACTGGGCGAAGAACACGGCTTCGATGCAATCGAGCAGCATGTTTTTCAGAACGTAATGGGTGGCATGTTTTCGAAACGCGATCTTCAGACGCGTGGCATGACGATCTATGTGAACGGTGATACTGGTTGGTCTGAATTCCACTGGACTTTTTACGCGACAATGCGGGAAGGCGGATCGGCTGTGACCACACATGGCGTCGAAACGCAGGCCTACCGCAGAGAATCTGGGACGTGGCGACTGGTCCACGTCCACCACTCCGAAGACCGTCAGCCGACCCCCTGA
- a CDS encoding aspartate/glutamate racemase family protein, with protein MHIGLIGGIGPASTEYYYRALTKRHAAAGQRLSLTIANAHAPELVANMEAANVSGQAECFAGYVNQLRAGGCEAVALSSMGAHFCIKELEAVSSLPVISAIPSLESHFLTMGVTRVGVLGTTSVMQSKLYGIGSVEVIVPPAEELGKVHSNYIAMALSGAATDDQRRFFGSAGLNLYRDRGAEVIVLGGTDLFLAFKGREGDYGYPIVDSALIHAEAIARVAMGTI; from the coding sequence GTGCACATTGGACTTATCGGCGGCATCGGCCCTGCGTCGACCGAATATTATTACCGGGCACTGACCAAGCGGCACGCCGCTGCAGGCCAGAGGCTATCGCTGACTATTGCGAACGCGCATGCGCCAGAACTGGTGGCCAATATGGAGGCGGCGAATGTGAGCGGCCAAGCTGAATGCTTCGCCGGCTATGTCAATCAGTTGCGAGCGGGCGGCTGTGAAGCCGTTGCATTGAGTTCTATGGGGGCTCATTTCTGCATCAAGGAATTAGAAGCCGTTTCTTCGCTCCCGGTCATCAGCGCAATCCCTTCGCTAGAATCGCACTTTCTTACCATGGGCGTAACCCGTGTCGGCGTGCTTGGGACAACATCCGTAATGCAGTCCAAGCTTTACGGGATAGGCTCTGTCGAGGTCATCGTGCCCCCAGCTGAAGAACTCGGGAAAGTCCACTCTAACTACATTGCCATGGCGTTGTCCGGTGCAGCGACTGACGATCAGCGCAGATTCTTTGGCTCTGCAGGGTTGAATCTCTACCGCGATCGCGGTGCGGAGGTCATAGTTCTTGGCGGGACTGATCTGTTCCTTGCGTTCAAAGGAAGGGAGGGTGACTATGGTTATCCTATTGTCGACAGCGCTCTGATTCACGCTGAAGCGATTGCGCGGGTCGCGATGGGCACGATATAG
- a CDS encoding metal-dependent hydrolase family protein produces MKAFLAAALGLSVSCLARGAEPPAPSHWTIIHAGMLLSDARTDPQPKMSILVKDDTITAIRDGYVGAEAIPAPKPEHVKMVELQNQFVMAGMVDAHTHIVDPNLDFGMGLYNVGFMVRGGATTVRDAGSVPEGIFPLRQAIAEGSILGPRILASGSPLTITGGHADFRNGKLQAELSPPLYSRAVCDGVDECEKATRKQVQFGADQIKVMASGGVSDDSDTGLGPAFSDAELRAIVDSAHRLHRTVMAHALSAESIKAAVDAGVDSIEHGDFLNEEVARLMAQHHVFFDPTLYVLVAIQNVIDHPTPSIPMTEKNIRKFHELMKTAPPIAERMALAKRFGLTILAGSDDGGTVTDEVVALVEQGHLSPREALVASTVNGAEAVHLSDQIGTLAPGKSADVIAFDGNPLTNIEDCHKLHFVMARGRIAVNPDTGEGDPTPASSLPK; encoded by the coding sequence TTGAAAGCGTTCCTGGCTGCCGCACTCGGACTCTCCGTTTCGTGCCTCGCTCGCGGCGCAGAGCCGCCAGCGCCGTCGCACTGGACGATCATCCATGCGGGGATGTTGCTGTCGGACGCCCGGACTGATCCTCAGCCAAAGATGTCAATCCTGGTGAAGGACGACACGATTACGGCGATTCGCGACGGCTATGTCGGCGCGGAAGCGATCCCCGCCCCGAAGCCCGAGCACGTGAAGATGGTGGAACTGCAGAATCAGTTTGTCATGGCCGGCATGGTCGATGCTCACACGCATATCGTCGATCCCAACCTCGATTTCGGAATGGGCCTGTATAACGTCGGCTTCATGGTGCGGGGCGGCGCCACCACGGTGCGTGACGCTGGGAGTGTGCCGGAGGGGATCTTTCCGCTGCGCCAAGCCATCGCGGAGGGGTCGATCCTTGGGCCACGCATTCTGGCGTCTGGATCGCCGCTCACCATTACGGGAGGTCACGCGGATTTCCGCAATGGCAAGCTGCAAGCGGAATTATCGCCACCTCTCTACTCCCGCGCGGTATGCGACGGCGTAGATGAGTGCGAGAAGGCGACGCGTAAGCAGGTGCAGTTCGGCGCCGACCAGATCAAAGTGATGGCGAGCGGCGGAGTCTCCGACGACTCCGATACTGGATTGGGCCCGGCGTTTTCGGATGCGGAGCTGAGGGCGATCGTCGATTCGGCGCACCGCCTGCACAGGACCGTGATGGCGCACGCGCTCTCCGCGGAGTCGATCAAAGCCGCCGTTGACGCGGGAGTCGACTCCATCGAGCATGGCGACTTCCTGAATGAAGAGGTCGCAAGACTAATGGCGCAACACCATGTTTTCTTCGATCCGACGCTGTACGTTCTTGTGGCGATCCAGAACGTAATCGATCATCCAACCCCTTCGATCCCTATGACGGAGAAGAACATTCGCAAATTCCACGAGCTGATGAAGACCGCTCCACCGATCGCTGAAAGAATGGCTCTGGCGAAGCGCTTCGGGCTCACTATTCTCGCCGGATCGGACGACGGCGGTACGGTCACGGACGAGGTGGTCGCGCTAGTGGAGCAGGGCCATTTGTCTCCACGGGAAGCACTCGTCGCGTCTACGGTCAACGGAGCCGAGGCGGTTCATTTGTCAGATCAGATAGGGACGCTTGCTCCCGGCAAGTCGGCGGACGTTATCGCCTTTGACGGCAATCCGCTCACCAATATCGAGGACTGCCACAAGTTGCATTTTGTGATGGCTCGAGGACGGATCGCCGTCAACCCGGACACCGGCGAAGGAGACCCGACACCAGCGTCATCTCTGCCGAAGTAA